GGATCATGTTGGTCAGATCGCCCTTGCGCAGGCCCATCTGCTCCATCACCGAGCCCTGGTTCTGCTCTTCGATGTCGATGGTGACGTTCTCGTAGGGCTCCTGCTTCTCGCCATCCTTCTCGATGATCACCACTTCCGGGCGGCCCACGGCCAGCTCGAAGCCTTCACGGCGCATGGTTTCGATCAGAACCGACAGGTGCAGCTCACCACGGCCGGAGACCTTGAACTTCTCCGGGGAATCGCCTTGCTCGACGCGCAGGGCCACGTTGTGCAGCAGTTCCTTGTCCAGACGGTCCTTGATGTTGCGGCTGGTGACGAACTTGCCTTCCTTGCCGGCGAACGGCGAGTCGTTGACCTGGAAGGTCATGCTCACGGTCGGCTGGTCGACGGTCAGCGGCGGGCGGGCTTCGACGTTCTGCGGGTCGCACAGGGTGTCGGAGATGAACAGCTCGTCCATGCCGGACACGCAGACGATGTCACCGGCTTCGGCTTCGGCGACTTCGATGCGCTGCAGGCCCGAGTGACCCATGATCTTCAGGATGCGGCCGTTGCGCTTGGTGCCGTCGTCGCTGATGGCCACGACCGGGGTGTTGGTCTTGACCTTGCCGCGGGCGATACGGCCGATGCCGATCACGCCGAGGAAGCTGTTGTAGTCCAGCTGGGAAATCTGCATCTGGAACGGGCCGTCGACGTCGACTTTCGGCGCCGGGACGTGGTCGATGATCGCCTGGAACAGCGCGTCCATGTTGTCGTCCATCTTCTCGTGGTCCATGCCGGCGATGCCGTTCAGGGCACTGGCGTAGACGATCGGGAAGTCCAGCTGCTCGTCGGTGGCGCCGAGGTTGTCGAACAGGTCGAAGATCTGGTCGATGACCCAGTCAGGACGCGCGCCCGGACGGTCGATCTTGTTCACCACGACGATCGGACGCAGGCCGGCCTTGAAGGCCTTCTGGGTCACGAAGCGGGTCTGCGGCATGGGGCCGTCCTGGGCGTCGACCACCAGCAGCACGGAGTCCACCATGGACATCACGCGCTCTACTTCACCGCCGAAGTCGGCGTGGCCGGGGGTGTCGACGATGTTGATGCTGTAGTCGTTCCACTTCAGCGCGGTGTTCTTCGCCAGGATGGTGATGCCACGCTCTTTTTCCTGGTCGTTGGAGTCCATCACGCGCTCGTTTTCCGCTTCTTTGCGGTCGAGGGTGCCGGACAGGCGCAGGAGCTTGTCTACGAGGGTGGTCTTGCCATGGTCGACGTGGGCGATGATGGCGATGTTGCGCAGTTTTTCGATCACAGTGTCAGTCTCGATAGTGAATCTTCGGCTGCCGTTTTCGGCAGCGGGGGCCGGGCCTTGGCGCGGCGGTGCAAAAGGTCAGGGCGTGAGCCTACGCACCGAATGTGTCGGGAGGTCGGTGGCGGATACTGCCGCCGAACAGTCCGGGCTGGCGGCGTTGGTCCGCGCCTTTATTGCGGACGGTAAAC
This Pseudomonas sp. ATCC 13867 DNA region includes the following protein-coding sequences:
- the typA gene encoding translational GTPase TypA codes for the protein MIEKLRNIAIIAHVDHGKTTLVDKLLRLSGTLDRKEAENERVMDSNDQEKERGITILAKNTALKWNDYSINIVDTPGHADFGGEVERVMSMVDSVLLVVDAQDGPMPQTRFVTQKAFKAGLRPIVVVNKIDRPGARPDWVIDQIFDLFDNLGATDEQLDFPIVYASALNGIAGMDHEKMDDNMDALFQAIIDHVPAPKVDVDGPFQMQISQLDYNSFLGVIGIGRIARGKVKTNTPVVAISDDGTKRNGRILKIMGHSGLQRIEVAEAEAGDIVCVSGMDELFISDTLCDPQNVEARPPLTVDQPTVSMTFQVNDSPFAGKEGKFVTSRNIKDRLDKELLHNVALRVEQGDSPEKFKVSGRGELHLSVLIETMRREGFELAVGRPEVVIIEKDGEKQEPYENVTIDIEEQNQGSVMEQMGLRKGDLTNMIPDGKGRVRLEYTIPARGLIGFRNNFLTLTSGTGILTSTFSHYGPIKAGEVTNRQNGVLVSMATGTALTYSLETLQSRGKLFLGPGDEIYEGQLAGINSRDNDLVINPTKGKKLDNMRASGKDEVIALVPPIRFTLEQALEFIADDELVEVTPKSIRLRKKLLNENDRKRYERAKV